A genomic stretch from Sulfurimonas sediminis includes:
- a CDS encoding MFS transporter, producing the protein MQNNNKKSIYSWALYDWANSAYATTVMAGFFPIFFKSYYSVGTEVTVSTAQLGFANSISSFVVVLLAPLLGAVADAGSLKKRFLFLFAFLGILMSASLALVEQGNWQMAALIYTLGNIGFMGSNIFYDALLPSVSDDKNVDYVSGLGFALGYLGGGILFALNVFMVQEPSFFGFSDEAVAIKASFVSVAVWWALFSLPLLLFVKEKKRDKEQKNILLVAGYLRLKKTFQRVRSLKGLFLFLVAYWLYIDGVDTIIRMAVDYGMALGFDSNSLIMSLLIVQFVGFPATLLVAKLADTLDTKKVIYLCISVYIFIIVFASMMEEEKEFYILALLISLVQGGIQALSRSYYAKMIPQKYAAEFFGFYNLLGKFAVIVGPLLVAFVALFSHNSRLSIASVAVLFIFGGLFLFFVDEKKVAKEVREAME; encoded by the coding sequence ATGCAAAACAATAATAAAAAATCTATATACTCATGGGCACTGTATGACTGGGCAAATTCTGCCTATGCAACAACGGTTATGGCTGGGTTTTTCCCTATTTTTTTCAAGTCTTATTACAGTGTGGGAACTGAGGTGACGGTGAGTACCGCACAGCTTGGATTTGCAAATTCGATTTCCAGCTTTGTGGTTGTTCTTCTCGCCCCTTTGCTTGGAGCTGTGGCTGATGCAGGTTCACTCAAAAAGCGTTTTTTGTTTCTTTTTGCATTTTTGGGTATTTTGATGAGTGCCTCACTGGCTCTTGTCGAGCAGGGAAACTGGCAGATGGCGGCACTTATCTATACATTGGGAAATATCGGTTTTATGGGATCAAATATTTTTTATGACGCTTTGCTTCCCTCTGTGAGTGATGATAAAAATGTTGACTATGTTTCAGGACTGGGCTTTGCCCTGGGCTATCTCGGCGGGGGAATTTTATTTGCACTCAATGTTTTTATGGTGCAAGAACCCTCTTTTTTTGGATTTTCTGACGAAGCTGTGGCAATCAAAGCCTCATTTGTCAGTGTAGCTGTGTGGTGGGCACTTTTCTCTCTGCCTCTTTTGCTTTTTGTAAAGGAGAAAAAGAGAGATAAAGAGCAGAAAAATATTTTATTGGTTGCAGGATATCTGCGTTTGAAAAAAACCTTTCAAAGAGTGAGAAGTCTCAAAGGACTTTTCCTTTTTCTTGTTGCCTACTGGCTTTACATTGACGGAGTTGATACTATCATTCGTATGGCAGTTGATTATGGAATGGCGCTGGGGTTTGACAGCAACAGCCTTATAATGTCCTTGCTTATTGTCCAGTTTGTCGGGTTTCCGGCTACGCTTCTTGTCGCAAAACTGGCGGATACCTTGGATACGAAAAAAGTGATTTATCTCTGTATCAGTGTTTATATTTTTATTATTGTTTTTGCATCAATGATGGAGGAGGAAAAAGAATTTTATATACTGGCTTTACTTATTTCTCTTGTTCAAGGTGGTATTCAGGCATTGAGCCGTTCATATTATGCCAAAATGATACCACAAAAATATGCAGCTGAATTTTTTGGTTTTTATAATTTACTTGGAAAATTTGCAGTTATTGTAGGACCACTTTTGGTCGCTTTTGTTGCACTTTTTAGTCACAACTCCAGACTCTCAATTGCTTCTGTTGCTGTTCTTTTTATTTTTGGAGGATTGTTTCTCTTTTTTGTAGATGAGAAAAAAGTGGCAAAAGAGGTTCGCGAAGCGATGGAATAA
- a CDS encoding OprD family outer membrane porin translates to MKTELKKSIVVLMTCASVSQINAAEVTIDGYRGGNIELQLKAMTVLSDNKNNFGPSNGSGFLVKLKYETPEIFDNIKVGVASYTNGDGGLTTWDERAAPEYNKGAYGMVVSPDGKEKTLLGEAYINYKNSYIKLKLGRQQLKTPLTVIKTSLMPNFYEAYILESEITQGLKFTGGHINKISFGSRAMADWGVIGEKTGTAGVGLGGSGVLFEQAGGDLEQAKFYNIGTAAGKTSTNGRSIVALTYTGIHNFQANFWIYHSWDIATDYYTELQYTLGIKKGIKLKLSAQYLAQKDTGTALAGARDFNLYGFKAFVGNKKIGMYIALNQSGKKDSDPINQEGQYFNAWGADPAYTSSIFSRNAYREDVTAYKIGGHYTIFKGLKIMMSYANYGQSLTSAGNSPSPSFVSQNNAYELDTVLVYKPNRKWMFKVFNAKRLSEYDGVAYPTVLNREMDHYRFITSYIF, encoded by the coding sequence ATGAAAACGGAATTAAAAAAATCAATCGTAGTTCTAATGACCTGTGCGAGTGTCAGCCAAATAAATGCAGCAGAGGTTACAATAGATGGCTACAGAGGAGGGAATATCGAATTGCAATTAAAAGCAATGACTGTTCTAAGTGACAATAAAAATAATTTTGGACCAAGTAATGGAAGTGGTTTTTTAGTAAAATTAAAATATGAAACACCCGAAATTTTTGACAATATAAAGGTCGGCGTAGCTTCCTATACAAACGGAGATGGAGGATTAACAACATGGGATGAAAGAGCTGCACCTGAGTATAATAAAGGTGCTTATGGGATGGTTGTTTCACCTGATGGAAAAGAAAAAACTCTTCTAGGAGAAGCCTATATAAATTATAAAAATTCTTATATAAAACTTAAACTTGGGAGACAACAACTTAAAACGCCATTAACAGTCATCAAAACATCTTTGATGCCAAATTTTTATGAAGCCTATATACTTGAGAGTGAAATCACACAAGGCTTAAAATTTACAGGAGGGCATATCAATAAAATCTCTTTTGGCTCTCGAGCAATGGCTGACTGGGGAGTAATAGGAGAAAAAACTGGCACTGCAGGTGTTGGATTAGGTGGTAGCGGAGTTTTATTTGAACAAGCCGGTGGAGATTTAGAACAAGCAAAATTTTATAACATAGGTACTGCCGCAGGAAAAACTTCCACCAATGGAAGAAGCATAGTTGCTCTAACATATACTGGAATTCACAATTTTCAAGCTAATTTTTGGATCTATCATTCATGGGATATTGCTACAGATTATTATACAGAACTACAATACACGCTTGGAATCAAAAAAGGTATAAAATTAAAATTATCTGCTCAATATTTAGCACAAAAAGATACAGGAACTGCCCTGGCAGGTGCTAGAGATTTTAATTTATACGGATTTAAGGCATTTGTAGGCAACAAAAAAATTGGAATGTATATAGCACTCAATCAATCTGGAAAAAAAGATTCTGATCCAATAAATCAAGAAGGACAATATTTTAATGCTTGGGGAGCAGATCCGGCTTACACTAGTTCAATATTCTCTCGTAATGCATACAGAGAAGATGTTACAGCATATAAGATAGGAGGTCATTATACTATTTTCAAAGGATTAAAAATCATGATGAGTTATGCAAATTATGGACAGTCATTAACATCTGCCGGAAACAGCCCCAGCCCAAGTTTTGTATCACAAAACAATGCCTATGAACTCGACACAGTTTTAGTATATAAACCAAACAGAAAATGGATGTTTAAAGTATTTAATGCAAAAAGATTAAGCGAGTATGATGGTGTAGCATACCCTACGGTGCTTAATAGAGAAATGGATCATTACAGATTTATAACTTCATATATATTCTAA
- a CDS encoding TolC family protein — MKTMILGIFLLCSGLQAISLNEIIDTALAKKPSLEAINARIEANKYNIAVSNQFENPQLLITKNTLNSSQAMSQSVVTFKQKIPFYNKRETNKRIAEAEDALLQEQLNAAKTKLVAQIKSEAYTIWKLGELYKIIDEYVTLTQQNIDLYESYTSIDANQHIGIMKAELSLSDLQIQKSVLREKINAAYARLSYLASFKVQHLEITIQMGKKPNLGQLQKSLADNPDIKIKDKEILKQNAKLKMADLNNYPDINLIAGYALRENFNNYFNFGFGLSLPIYGTEDYKEEEARALVLSVRSQKADTQISVNAELEAYYAQMLSSYEIYHIIQDEALPQVAHMFELSSSSISVGADLFKYIDVLFQKLDLEQKSIKAVANYNLAQAKIAQLKGELQ, encoded by the coding sequence ATGAAAACGATGATACTCGGTATCTTTTTACTCTGCAGTGGGCTCCAGGCAATCAGCCTGAATGAGATTATTGATACCGCTTTGGCAAAAAAACCGTCGCTCGAAGCTATTAATGCAAGAATTGAGGCAAACAAATACAATATAGCAGTCTCAAATCAATTTGAAAATCCCCAACTGCTCATAACAAAAAACACACTCAATTCTTCGCAGGCGATGAGTCAGTCTGTAGTGACATTCAAACAAAAAATTCCTTTTTACAATAAACGTGAAACCAACAAAAGAATTGCAGAAGCTGAAGATGCTTTGCTGCAGGAACAATTAAATGCAGCAAAAACAAAACTGGTTGCACAGATAAAAAGTGAAGCCTACACCATTTGGAAACTGGGGGAGTTGTATAAAATTATTGATGAGTATGTCACACTGACACAACAAAACATTGATCTGTATGAATCCTACACAAGTATTGATGCAAACCAGCATATCGGAATAATGAAAGCGGAACTCTCCCTCTCGGATCTGCAAATCCAAAAAAGTGTTTTGCGTGAAAAAATCAATGCCGCCTATGCAAGACTCTCCTATCTGGCCTCATTTAAAGTCCAACATTTGGAGATAACTATACAAATGGGAAAAAAACCAAATTTAGGGCAACTCCAAAAATCTTTGGCAGATAACCCGGATATTAAAATAAAAGACAAAGAGATTCTCAAACAAAATGCAAAATTAAAAATGGCTGATCTCAACAACTATCCGGACATCAATCTCATCGCAGGCTATGCTCTTCGAGAAAATTTTAATAACTATTTTAACTTTGGTTTCGGTTTGAGCCTGCCTATATACGGCACAGAGGATTATAAAGAAGAAGAAGCACGCGCCTTGGTTCTCTCTGTAAGAAGCCAAAAGGCAGATACTCAGATATCTGTCAATGCCGAACTTGAAGCCTATTATGCCCAAATGCTCTCTTCGTATGAAATTTACCATATTATCCAAGATGAGGCCCTTCCCCAGGTTGCTCACATGTTTGAGCTCTCAAGCTCTTCCATCTCCGTTGGGGCTGATTTGTTCAAATATATAGATGTCCTGTTTCAAAAACTTGATTTGGAACAAAAAAGTATCAAAGCGGTCGCAAACTACAACCTGGCACAAGCCAAAATAGCACAACTTAAAGGAGAATTACAGTGA
- a CDS encoding ISAs1 family transposase: MATKTREKLAKKRSIRGYADQAQSNQLLKLFSEVTDYRKPQGKRHRLEHILYLSVLAGLMGATDYKQISIWIEKHIQKEQVKRLLGVEFILTPKKSLVSDVLAKVDSQEVEVVFRKWIRTYVDTRGKHLSVDGKVMNGSKYKDKRSIEVVGAVLSEIGVIIAHQQIAEKSNEIPALQAMIGELGDEFIFTFDAMNTQKNS; encoded by the coding sequence ATGGCAACAAAAACAAGAGAAAAATTAGCGAAAAAGCGTTCTATAAGAGGGTATGCAGATCAAGCCCAATCAAATCAACTTTTAAAATTGTTTTCAGAGGTGACAGACTATCGGAAACCTCAAGGTAAAAGACACCGACTAGAACATATTTTATATCTTTCAGTATTGGCTGGATTGATGGGAGCAACTGACTATAAGCAAATATCTATTTGGATAGAGAAGCATATTCAAAAAGAACAAGTTAAAAGATTATTAGGTGTAGAGTTTATATTAACACCAAAGAAAAGTTTGGTTTCTGATGTGTTAGCGAAAGTTGATAGCCAAGAAGTTGAAGTTGTTTTTAGGAAATGGATAAGAACCTATGTCGATACAAGAGGAAAGCACCTGAGCGTAGATGGCAAGGTTATGAATGGCAGCAAATACAAAGATAAGAGATCAATAGAAGTAGTTGGTGCTGTTTTATCTGAGATAGGGGTAATAATTGCTCATCAACAAATAGCAGAGAAGTCGAATGAAATACCTGCCCTTCAGGCTATGATAGGGGAATTGGGAGATGAATTTATCTTTACTTTTGATGCAATGAATACCCAAAAAAACTCTTGA
- a CDS encoding type II toxin-antitoxin system RelE/ParE family toxin produces the protein MYEITFSKKYEKTVKKFFKKHQNLKEKYTKTILLLQKNPFHPSLRLHKLQGSLNEYHSVSIDMDHRILIDFIIIDEQIVLIDIGSHDEVY, from the coding sequence ATGTATGAAATCACTTTTAGTAAAAAGTATGAAAAAACAGTAAAAAAGTTTTTTAAAAAGCATCAAAATTTAAAAGAAAAATACACAAAAACTATTCTTCTCTTGCAAAAAAACCCTTTTCACCCTTCACTGCGTTTACACAAACTGCAGGGATCGTTAAATGAATATCATTCTGTCTCTATTGATATGGACCACAGAATCCTCATAGATTTTATCATCATCGATGAACAGATTGTTCTTATAGACATCGGTTCACATGATGAAGTATATTAA
- a CDS encoding IS4 family transposase encodes MLKKTIEISGVFKDKKREESFQMKHKIGINSFTRDRKLGFAKIMTMMIKKSNKSLQNSINDTQLALGEDVTISNSAYTQARAKLNYTAFEEFAQMAAEIFYKDGDYETYKGYRILAVDGSIVTLPNTEDVKKEFNPMKVKCQIKDYAKDVSQARVSCLFDVLNNIALDSCIENKNSSQINELIAYDERTLAMNHFEYCKEDDLVLMDRGYPSFELFAVAYNKTKIVCRIRTNSFSKAKFLFAPHSEKKDVILEINAPKIIRDDLKSLNLPTKLKIRFVQVILDNGTVEVLATNVLDREVLKTSEFKELYSLRWGIETYFDLIKNRLSLENFTGQSALSVKQDFFATIFLTNYESAMTYDINQDLKEKTKENKYIQKVNKAVSFNIIKHKVFDLFYLDEPIEDMLEQMEKLFLTNTIVIRPNRKSKPRLDKDIQKSTIATNSINYLKMKKKNVGN; translated from the coding sequence ATGTTAAAAAAAACTATCGAAATTTCGGGAGTTTTTAAAGACAAAAAAAGAGAAGAATCTTTCCAGATGAAACATAAAATTGGAATAAATTCTTTTACAAGGGATAGAAAGCTAGGGTTTGCTAAAATTATGACTATGATGATTAAAAAGAGTAATAAATCTTTACAAAACAGCATTAATGATACACAACTTGCTTTAGGTGAAGATGTCACTATCTCTAATAGTGCATATACGCAAGCACGAGCGAAACTTAACTATACAGCATTTGAAGAGTTTGCACAGATGGCAGCTGAAATCTTTTACAAAGATGGAGATTATGAAACCTATAAAGGATATAGAATCTTAGCTGTAGATGGTTCTATTGTAACACTTCCAAATACAGAGGATGTAAAAAAAGAGTTTAATCCTATGAAGGTTAAATGTCAGATAAAAGATTATGCTAAAGATGTCTCTCAAGCACGAGTATCTTGCCTCTTTGATGTGCTTAATAATATTGCACTTGATTCTTGTATTGAGAATAAAAATAGTAGTCAAATAAATGAGCTTATAGCTTATGATGAGCGAACTCTAGCGATGAATCACTTTGAGTATTGTAAAGAGGATGATTTAGTGCTTATGGATAGAGGTTATCCATCATTTGAACTCTTTGCAGTTGCTTATAATAAAACAAAAATAGTTTGTCGTATTAGAACAAATAGCTTCTCAAAAGCTAAGTTTCTTTTTGCTCCACATAGTGAAAAAAAAGATGTGATACTTGAGATAAATGCTCCTAAAATCATAAGAGATGATCTAAAAAGTCTGAATTTACCTACAAAGTTAAAAATACGATTTGTACAGGTAATTTTAGATAACGGTACTGTAGAAGTGTTGGCAACAAATGTACTTGATAGAGAAGTACTTAAAACATCAGAGTTTAAAGAGTTATACTCTCTTAGATGGGGAATTGAGACATACTTTGATTTGATAAAAAATAGACTCTCTTTAGAAAACTTTACAGGTCAAAGTGCATTATCAGTAAAACAAGATTTCTTTGCAACTATCTTTTTGACAAACTATGAATCTGCCATGACATACGACATAAACCAAGACCTAAAAGAGAAAACCAAAGAGAATAAATATATCCAAAAAGTAAATAAAGCAGTCTCTTTTAATATCATCAAACATAAGGTATTTGACCTTTTTTATTTGGATGAACCAATAGAAGATATGCTTGAGCAGATGGAGAAACTTTTTCTGACAAATACAATAGTAATTCGACCAAATAGGAAATCAAAACCACGGCTGGATAAAGATATACAAAAGTCCACCATAGCCACCAATTCGATAAATTATCTTAAAATGAAGAAGAAAAATGTTGGAAACTAA
- a CDS encoding prevent-host-death protein: MIVSANEVKKRGVSLFGELLEKWDEVIINFRGEKKYVVMDVERYKELRALELDHAYTEVMEDIKNGDYHTDVVKHLKEIADV, encoded by the coding sequence ATGATAGTCAGCGCAAATGAAGTAAAAAAACGGGGAGTTTCTCTTTTTGGGGAACTCTTGGAGAAATGGGATGAGGTTATCATCAATTTTCGTGGTGAAAAAAAATATGTCGTTATGGATGTAGAACGGTACAAAGAGCTGCGTGCTTTGGAACTCGACCATGCTTATACAGAGGTGATGGAGGATATTAAAAATGGAGATTATCATACAGATGTAGTTAAACATTTAAAAGAAATAGCTGATGTATGA
- a CDS encoding sensor domain-containing diguanylate cyclase → MLVWVFIEAYLYMIAVEAQKNYTDNLLKDAQEHYEEIENIRSLPAEIGTFYVKEGDTFKKVDSKLLVQTLLKQYQNNDFYYTVTPKLSKKPTYRLESEKKRLYYVYKDIAIDMDASFYVEKIQSVWIKFFAVSFLFTVFTFVLLFLIRFLQKKSSSYEKLSNTLELKVRQQTKLLEKEHAKKEIYLETLFEKSPNIIIITTGNSITRANEAFFKFFKEYASLEEFKREHECICDFFCASCHGDTINSTKMQWVEEVLSEEEPIIKICYLEQEYYFSVYAKKIYEENKMHMMVTLNDITEIYNIRHKFEDLSMQDALTSIYNRRYFNVVFPQELNRAKRTHESFCFAIMDVDNFKLYNDNYGHDAGDEALQKITAKITELTQRANEFFFRLGGEEFGFVCSAYTKEEAFSHLQNICKEVQNLKIEHLYNEKYGVLTISIGVCYLSDARKGEVKHIYKSADNALYKVKESGRNKVVLFSVP, encoded by the coding sequence TTGCTTGTATGGGTTTTTATAGAAGCATACCTCTACATGATAGCTGTAGAGGCACAAAAAAACTATACTGACAATTTACTCAAAGATGCACAGGAACATTATGAAGAGATAGAAAATATCCGTAGTCTTCCTGCAGAGATTGGAACTTTTTATGTAAAAGAAGGTGATACCTTTAAAAAAGTTGATTCCAAACTGCTTGTGCAAACTCTCTTGAAACAATACCAAAACAACGATTTTTACTATACAGTGACTCCAAAGCTGTCAAAAAAACCTACTTACAGGCTTGAGAGCGAAAAAAAAAGGCTTTACTATGTTTACAAGGACATTGCCATTGATATGGATGCCTCTTTTTATGTAGAGAAGATACAGAGTGTCTGGATCAAATTTTTTGCAGTAAGTTTTTTATTTACTGTTTTTACATTTGTTCTTCTTTTTCTCATCAGGTTTTTACAAAAAAAGAGCAGCAGTTATGAAAAGCTAAGCAATACACTTGAACTCAAAGTCCGCCAACAGACAAAACTGCTCGAAAAAGAACATGCCAAAAAAGAGATTTATCTGGAGACCCTTTTTGAGAAGAGTCCCAATATCATCATTATTACAACCGGCAACAGCATTACCCGGGCCAATGAAGCATTTTTTAAATTTTTCAAAGAGTACGCTTCTTTGGAAGAGTTTAAAAGAGAGCATGAATGTATTTGTGACTTTTTTTGTGCATCATGTCATGGCGATACCATCAACAGTACAAAAATGCAATGGGTAGAAGAGGTTCTGAGTGAGGAAGAGCCAATCATAAAAATCTGTTACCTGGAACAAGAGTACTACTTTTCTGTGTATGCCAAAAAGATATATGAAGAGAATAAAATGCACATGATGGTGACATTAAATGATATAACAGAAATATATAATATTCGGCATAAATTTGAAGATTTGTCCATGCAGGACGCACTGACAAGTATTTACAACAGGCGTTACTTTAATGTAGTGTTTCCCCAGGAGCTAAACAGAGCAAAAAGAACCCATGAGAGTTTTTGTTTTGCGATTATGGATGTGGATAATTTTAAACTCTACAATGATAACTACGGACATGATGCAGGCGATGAAGCTTTGCAGAAAATTACTGCAAAAATCACAGAACTGACACAGCGTGCCAATGAGTTTTTTTTCCGTTTGGGCGGAGAAGAGTTTGGTTTTGTCTGCAGTGCCTATACAAAAGAGGAAGCCTTTAGTCACCTGCAAAATATATGCAAAGAGGTGCAAAACCTGAAAATTGAGCATCTTTACAACGAAAAGTATGGAGTGCTTACCATATCTATAGGCGTATGTTATCTCTCTGATGCACGCAAGGGTGAAGTGAAACATATTTATAAAAGTGCGGACAATGCCCTCTATAAAGTGAAAGAGAGCGGAAGAAACAAAGTTGTTTTATTTTCTGTGCCTTAG
- a CDS encoding efflux RND transporter periplasmic adaptor subunit: MKNLKLLLLLLPLMVSAKEASVQQLFSVQTVKVQKIKTSHSKKNYGFVKANEARVYEVSPRFGGFVEKLYADKIYKYVKKGEPLAVVYSPEVYKAKEDYVNSYNYTKNRPNKGMLKSAKLKLALLEVAPNEISQVIKMRKVSPNTTIYAPQSGYIFMKNINEGSAFNAKTNLFEIVNLDDVWVEVKVFEDDVKWLKHANDFRVSFKTTDKTYETHTKFLYPNLSPKEATLTMRLTLANKDHSLFPGMYADVISKDKAKEYLTLPQSAVILKNGKYYVFVVGEFEGEYEPMEVDIKPLNNETYIITSGLNAGDEVVNNALFMMDSDAQINGLY; encoded by the coding sequence GTGAAAAATTTAAAATTACTACTACTTTTGTTACCGTTGATGGTATCGGCAAAAGAAGCATCGGTACAACAGCTTTTTTCAGTTCAGACCGTAAAAGTACAAAAAATAAAAACAAGCCACTCTAAAAAGAACTACGGTTTTGTCAAAGCAAATGAAGCGAGAGTGTATGAAGTGAGTCCCCGTTTTGGAGGATTTGTCGAAAAACTTTATGCCGACAAAATTTACAAATATGTCAAAAAAGGCGAGCCTTTGGCGGTTGTTTACTCTCCTGAGGTATACAAGGCAAAAGAGGACTATGTCAACTCGTACAACTACACAAAAAACAGACCGAACAAAGGCATGCTCAAAAGTGCCAAACTGAAACTTGCCCTACTGGAAGTCGCGCCAAATGAGATTTCTCAAGTTATAAAGATGAGAAAAGTATCACCCAACACAACAATCTATGCACCGCAAAGCGGTTATATCTTTATGAAAAACATTAATGAAGGATCTGCTTTTAATGCAAAAACAAATCTTTTTGAGATAGTCAATCTTGATGATGTCTGGGTAGAGGTAAAGGTCTTTGAAGATGATGTCAAATGGCTCAAACATGCCAATGACTTTCGCGTCAGTTTTAAAACAACCGACAAAACATATGAAACACATACAAAGTTTCTTTATCCGAACCTGAGTCCAAAAGAGGCAACACTGACTATGCGACTCACTTTGGCGAACAAAGACCATAGCCTCTTTCCGGGAATGTATGCGGATGTCATTTCAAAAGACAAAGCAAAAGAGTACCTGACACTGCCCCAAAGTGCGGTTATCTTAAAAAACGGCAAGTATTATGTTTTTGTTGTCGGAGAATTTGAGGGAGAGTATGAACCGATGGAAGTCGATATCAAACCGCTCAATAATGAAACATACATCATAACAAGCGGACTAAATGCAGGTGATGAAGTTGTCAACAATGCCCTCTTTATGATGGACAGTGATGCGCAGATCAACGGGCTTTACTAA
- a CDS encoding transposase: MPKKTLDAIENSGSKYIAKVKDNQKTLLDKIDEISRDIKPTNIYKAKPVQQSNEWINRKVFVYQPTTFYHNGITHIRSIIKVIKKVESTNHKTGEITNSTRIQFCIANFHESAEFFHNKILHHWKVETMHQYKDNSLLEDAHNCHLNPFLMTILRSMILNILHLNGAKSIQEQLINNRWDLDDSIAQILKLSF; the protein is encoded by the coding sequence ATACCCAAAAAAACTCTTGATGCTATCGAAAATAGTGGTTCAAAATATATTGCCAAGGTAAAAGATAATCAAAAAACCTTACTTGATAAAATAGATGAAATTTCAAGAGATATAAAACCGACAAATATTTACAAGGCTAAACCTGTCCAACAATCTAATGAATGGATTAATAGGAAGGTGTTTGTATATCAACCAACTACTTTTTATCATAATGGCATAACTCATATTCGCTCAATAATAAAAGTTATAAAAAAAGTAGAGTCAACAAATCATAAAACTGGCGAGATTACTAATAGCACTAGAATTCAATTCTGTATTGCAAATTTTCATGAAAGTGCAGAATTCTTTCACAATAAAATTTTACACCATTGGAAAGTGGAAACCATGCATCAATACAAAGATAATTCACTTTTAGAAGATGCTCATAATTGTCATTTAAATCCATTTTTAATGACTATTCTTAGAAGTATGATTTTGAATATTTTACACCTTAATGGTGCAAAATCTATACAAGAACAACTCATCAACAATAGATGGGATTTGGATGACTCTATCGCTCAAATATTAAAATTGAGTTTTTAG